In the Streptomyces sp. SJL17-4 genome, GGTGACATTCACGGGAGTGCGGGTCATGGCGATCTCCGTAAGACAGCTGGCGGTGGGGGTCCCTGCCCCTGGTGCGGGATAGCTCTCTTGATCGATCGGTGTCTCGACATGAAGAGATATCCAGCGGTCAGGCTATCCGACCCGGGCCCCGGTGAATCCCCACCCCCTTGTGGTCCGGCTCACTGCCGCCCGTCCACGTGGGCGCGGTCACCCGCCTGCGTTGGCGCGGTCACCCGTCCGCGGTCACCCGCCCGCGCGGGCGCGGTCACCCGTCCGCGCGGCCGCGGTCACCCGTCCCCGTGGGCGCTTCACGGGCTCGTCGGCGCGTCACGGGCTCGTGGTGCAGCCTTCGCCGCCGTCGGCGAGCTGTCCGCAGGCCCGTGCGGCCGCGCCGGAGCCGACGGCGACCATCGGCGTGTACGCGTCGGTCTCCGTCGCCGCCGTGTCGGTGCCGGCGGCGACGGTCGCGCGCCGCTCGGCGTCCCCGGCGCGGATCGTCACCGTGTCCCGGGGCGCGCCGCCGGTGAGCCGGGCCCAGGCCGCCCCGCAGGTCTCGCTGTAGCGGACCTCGACCTGCGCGGCGCCGACGACGGCGCGGGCGACGGTGGTGGCGAGGGGGCCGCCGCACCCCATGGCCTCCGGGTCCTGACCCGTGCAGTCGGGACCCGCGCACTGAACCCCCGGCGGGAGGCTGGTGGGCTGGGTGGTGGGCGGGGCGGTGGTGGTGGGCGGGGCGGCCGCCTTGTCGCCCTCGCCCGGCCCCTCGGAACCGCCGAGATCGACGAGGAGCAGGGCGGCGGTGACGACGAGCAGCGCGCCGATGGCGCCGGTGGCGGAGAGCAGGACCTTGCGGCGACGGGAGTCGGGGGTTCGCGAGGGAGGCGCGGCGGGGGTGGGGACGGGGGTACGGGGCGGGGGCACGGCGGCGCC is a window encoding:
- a CDS encoding DUF2690 domain-containing protein; the encoded protein is MPGWKALPEELDPDVRAFTERLRRLIDRSGLGVTAVAERTGHERSAWDTYLNARQPAPRGAVVALAEVTGSDPAGLATDWERAERAWARAATPIREGNAGGGRGGEREPEDGDGGYRQGPVGEDRTMEIRRLDRPRPAAPSASAPGAPAPGVPTPGPPAPGASAPSASAPGAAVPPPRTPVPTPAAPPSRTPDSRRRKVLLSATGAIGALLVVTAALLLVDLGGSEGPGEGDKAAAPPTTTAPPTTQPTSLPPGVQCAGPDCTGQDPEAMGCGGPLATTVARAVVGAAQVEVRYSETCGAAWARLTGGAPRDTVTIRAGDAERRATVAAGTDTAATETDAYTPMVAVGSGAAARACGQLADGGEGCTTSP